Proteins from one Salvia hispanica cultivar TCC Black 2014 unplaced genomic scaffold, UniMelb_Shisp_WGS_1.0 HiC_scaffold_1083, whole genome shotgun sequence genomic window:
- the LOC125197921 gene encoding uncharacterized protein LOC125197921, translating to MKEKNFKSMEEFWPFYVSQHSKAATRRWHFAGALCSMVCLIYAVMFNLWFLIVVPLIGYGLAWYSHFFVEGNVPATFGHPFWSLFCDYKMFGLMLTGNMDAEIKRLGKKPIFTY from the coding sequence atgaaagagaagaatttCAAGAGCATGGAAGAATTCTGGCCATTTTATGTGAGCCAGCACTCGAAAGCGGCGACACGGCGGTGGCATTTTGCGGGGGCCCTTTGCAGTATGGTGTGTTTGATATACGCAGTGATGTTCAATTTGTGGTTTTTGATAGTGGTGCCTTTGATTGGGTACGGGTTGGCGTGGTACAGTCATTTCTTCGTGGAAGGGAATGTGCCTGCAACTTTTGGGCACCCTTTTTGGTCTCTGTTTTGTGATTACAAAATGTTTGGATTGATGCTCACTGGCAACATGGATGCAGAAATCAAGAGGCTCGGCAAGAAGCCCATCTTCACCTATTAG
- the LOC125197919 gene encoding reticulon-like protein B12 — protein MGSSDRLFNRQITVHQILGGGLVADVMLWRSRIRTVGILMAALATWVVFEISFYTLLTFVSTVFLLLFTILFLWAKSAAILNRSAPPLPHLRLSEQTANEAAAFIRDQINTMLSVSEDIAYGRDSRMFVKVGLMLLLISVVGSLTDLVTLSYICLVVLLTVPPIYERYEDLIDVYALLWFGKLHQFYVSFDEECITNFHKWILEMKS, from the exons atgggTTCATCAGATCGACTCTTTAACAGGCAAATAACTGTTCATCAGATTCTTGGAGGAGGTCTTG TTGCAGATGTGATGTTGTGGAGAAGTAGAATTCGGACGGTGGGGATTTTGATGGCGGCTTTGGCTACTTGGGTGGTGTTTGAGATATCTTTTTACACCCTGTTAACATTTGTTTCAACTGTGTTTTTGCTCCTTTTCACCATTCTCTTTTTATGGGCTAAATCAGCTGCAATTCTCAACAG ATCTGCTCCGCCTCTACCACATCTGCGTCTCTCAGAACAGACGGCGAATGAGGCAGCAGCTTTCATTCGCGATCAAATAAACACGATGCTCTCTGTCTCTGAGGATATTGCTTATGGAAGGGATTCAAGAATGTTTGTAAAAGTTGGTCTTATGCTGTTGTTGATCTCTGTAGTAGGGAGTCTCACTGACTTGGTCACCTTGAGCTACATTT GCCTTGTAGTGCTTCTTACAGTTCCACCAATTTATGAAAGATATGAAGACCTTATCGACGTGTATGCTCTACTTTGGTTTGGGAAGCTGCACCAATTTTATGTAagttttgatgaagaatgcATCACCAACTTCCACAAATGGATTTTGGAGATGAAAAGTTAA